From one Cupriavidus basilensis genomic stretch:
- a CDS encoding DUF29 domain-containing protein — translation MGTAYEKDVVAWAGEQAALLRGGKLSAIDVRHIADEIEDVGKSEQRELASRMSVLLAHLLKWQFQPSRRSKSWQFNIRTQRKEVAYVLNEAPSLRGKFSDAAWLDIVWSKARSIASNETGLDLDVFPEALPWAVDDVLSQDFHPE, via the coding sequence ATGGGTACGGCCTATGAGAAGGATGTGGTGGCCTGGGCAGGCGAGCAGGCCGCACTGCTGCGTGGGGGCAAGCTGTCGGCCATCGACGTTCGGCACATTGCAGACGAGATCGAGGACGTGGGCAAGAGCGAACAACGCGAATTGGCAAGCCGCATGTCCGTGCTGCTGGCGCACCTGCTGAAGTGGCAGTTTCAGCCTTCCCGCCGCAGCAAGAGTTGGCAGTTCAACATTCGCACACAGCGCAAGGAAGTTGCCTACGTGCTGAATGAAGCCCCAAGCTTGCGGGGTAAGTTCAGCGATGCTGCGTGGCTCGACATCGTATGGTCAAAGGCCCGCAGCATCGCGAGCAATGAGACCGGCCTGGATCTCGATGTCTTCCCGGAAGCGTTGCCTTGGGCTGTTGATGACGTGCTCTCGCAAGATTTCCACCCTGAATAA
- a CDS encoding AAA family ATPase, translating to MRPLKLTLAGFHGIRDGMHRDSVTVDLTDLPAGLIAIVGPNGAGKTTIMDNLHPYPLMPSHATKMSADAFSYWDHLCAPRAEKDLEWEHGGKVYRSAFAFRNPGKSRKAEYYLFEKSATGDWSPVQLSDGTVSDGKADTYGRCLDSVLGSAEAFFTSVFSAQNRRPLASYQPAEIKKLLAELLGIDHLRELSAKAGDVAKALSRALDGLQRDVLVLSGKRDTVAAMTREIQEIDQALAAERTHRTERLNRGSKLEQERATLAAKQAASAGTEARLRELHQRKRELMARGQQLAMDDRTAIAKATARQRDLEHTLATSQATLAQSEAITAAGAQQDGVQMALGRRQAELAERQRELAEVEALATRHAGLVSELRGMEQRGSVAAQLARTLKAQTDVMDTVPCSGHPMHSQCPLLAQAREAKGQYEAQAIVVTNLRTSYRDKQEALRPMDAALQRLPAAREAVASLQRDIARDNQQLQRLTALAAQRPLLDTAAAALGKARGDLAALAQEETERKDRLVRDLQDVESQLAVMQREVDTLAVTDVTGLIADLDRDIAGVREGVSAADGKIETLIRRQSALATERDRIERELGGLPGLESQVQRLSDEIAQWKLLGKGLGNDGVIALSIDDAGPAITGIVNDLLLACYGPRFTIAIRTQTTLASGEAREGFSIAVLDADNDSSKEFSVISGGQKVWINECLTRGIALYRAQHARQSFQTLFTDEADGPLDPERKRAFMKMKREVLRVGGYEREFFISQTPELVDEADGMIDVTALAAGA from the coding sequence ATGCGCCCATTGAAACTGACCCTCGCCGGCTTCCACGGTATCCGCGATGGCATGCACCGGGACAGCGTTACGGTGGATCTGACCGATCTGCCGGCTGGCCTGATTGCAATTGTCGGCCCCAACGGCGCCGGCAAGACCACGATCATGGACAACCTGCATCCGTATCCGCTCATGCCGAGCCACGCAACGAAGATGTCGGCCGACGCTTTCTCGTACTGGGACCACCTCTGTGCCCCGCGCGCGGAGAAGGACCTGGAATGGGAGCACGGCGGCAAGGTTTACCGGTCGGCATTCGCGTTTCGCAACCCGGGCAAGAGCCGCAAGGCGGAGTACTACCTGTTCGAGAAGAGCGCGACGGGCGACTGGAGCCCGGTGCAACTGTCTGACGGCACCGTTTCCGATGGCAAGGCCGACACGTACGGCCGCTGCCTTGACTCGGTTCTGGGATCGGCCGAAGCCTTCTTCACCAGTGTGTTTTCCGCGCAGAACCGGCGGCCGCTGGCAAGCTACCAGCCCGCCGAGATCAAGAAGCTGCTCGCCGAGCTGCTCGGGATCGATCACCTGCGCGAGCTGTCCGCGAAAGCGGGCGACGTGGCCAAGGCGCTGAGCCGTGCTCTGGATGGGCTGCAGCGGGATGTACTTGTGCTGTCTGGCAAGCGCGACACCGTGGCAGCGATGACCAGGGAGATTCAGGAGATCGACCAGGCCCTTGCTGCTGAGCGGACGCATCGTACGGAGCGGCTCAACCGTGGCAGCAAGCTGGAGCAGGAACGCGCCACGCTGGCTGCCAAGCAGGCGGCATCGGCCGGCACTGAAGCCCGGTTGCGCGAGTTGCATCAGCGCAAGCGGGAGTTGATGGCACGTGGCCAGCAGCTTGCCATGGACGATCGCACGGCGATTGCGAAGGCGACTGCGCGGCAGCGGGACCTTGAGCATACCCTGGCGACGAGCCAGGCAACCCTTGCGCAATCCGAGGCGATCACCGCCGCGGGCGCGCAACAAGATGGCGTGCAGATGGCCCTTGGCCGTCGGCAAGCGGAACTTGCCGAACGGCAGCGGGAGCTGGCCGAAGTCGAAGCGCTTGCGACGCGGCATGCGGGGCTGGTAAGTGAGCTGCGCGGGATGGAGCAGCGCGGCTCGGTGGCGGCACAGCTGGCGCGGACCCTCAAGGCCCAGACCGATGTCATGGATACCGTGCCTTGCAGCGGCCACCCAATGCACAGCCAGTGTCCGTTGCTTGCGCAAGCCCGCGAGGCCAAAGGCCAGTACGAAGCCCAGGCTATCGTGGTGACCAATCTGCGTACCAGCTACAGGGATAAGCAGGAAGCCCTGAGGCCAATGGACGCGGCATTGCAGCGCCTGCCGGCGGCTCGTGAAGCGGTGGCATCCCTGCAGCGAGACATCGCGCGAGACAATCAGCAGCTTCAACGCCTGACTGCCCTGGCGGCTCAGAGACCGTTGCTTGACACCGCCGCCGCTGCGCTTGGGAAGGCACGGGGCGACCTGGCAGCCCTGGCGCAGGAGGAGACTGAACGGAAGGACCGGCTCGTCCGGGATCTCCAGGATGTTGAATCCCAGCTGGCTGTGATGCAACGAGAGGTTGACACGCTGGCCGTAACCGATGTGACGGGCCTGATTGCGGACCTCGACCGCGACATTGCGGGCGTCCGGGAAGGGGTCAGCGCGGCCGACGGCAAGATCGAAACATTGATCCGCCGTCAAAGTGCGCTGGCCACTGAACGTGACCGGATCGAGCGGGAGCTTGGTGGTTTGCCGGGGCTTGAGTCGCAGGTGCAACGCCTGTCCGACGAAATCGCGCAGTGGAAGCTGCTCGGCAAGGGGCTCGGCAACGACGGCGTGATCGCGTTGTCGATCGATGATGCGGGGCCAGCCATTACCGGCATCGTCAATGACTTGCTGCTCGCCTGCTATGGGCCGCGATTCACAATCGCGATCCGGACGCAAACGACGCTGGCTAGCGGGGAAGCCCGGGAGGGGTTCTCGATTGCGGTACTGGATGCCGATAACGATAGCTCGAAGGAGTTTTCCGTGATCAGCGGCGGCCAGAAGGTGTGGATCAACGAATGCCTGACGCGCGGTATCGCCCTGTATCGGGCGCAACACGCGCGGCAGTCCTTTCAGACGCTGTTCACTGATGAAGCGGACGGTCCGCTGGATCCGGAGCGCAAGCGCGCCTTCATGAAGATGAAGCGTGAAGTGTTGCGGGTTGGCGGATATGAACGGGAATTCTTCATCTCCCAGACGCCGGAGCTGGTTGATGAGGCCGATGGCATGATCGACGTCACGGCGCTTGCTGCCGGGGCGTAA
- a CDS encoding metallophosphoesterase family protein: MLNEGESLRLGHFSDLHYSPSHLAEADHCFGFAVDDAIASGCHVGVVSGDSTDHRLDAHTPALSALARQIHRLSAHMPVLLLQGTYSHEPPGTLDLFRLIGAHHPVYVADRIHQVALCAGQFVPSDGPVFSPAEIDVLMAQHGMPEVVFTCVPTVNKAVLAAAAGVANAATAVGDQLAHYLAAAGAINRQWRSWGVRTVGVSHGTVNGCQTEHGVPMAGFDHEFTIGALFEAECDAFMLGHIHRAQQWEREGRVVAYPGSIGRFHYGEIGEKGYLQWQVTPGHATASLVATPARATVCVDFDGPPDMARLADIAMEAAEKFVRIRWTVNEEHRQLVDRDAVLALFGESAEVKIETRVLPAVRSRAEGISRAASLPEKLSRWGELTGVDTAPLVDRLTMLETLDAQSIADGVLAQLREAGAHEHPRAEVTPSGVERSDPSPDPVAVLASAPLADQSSMDWLTDDLFAGQPA; encoded by the coding sequence ATGCTCAACGAAGGCGAAAGCCTGCGTCTGGGTCATTTCTCAGACCTGCACTACTCGCCCAGCCATCTGGCCGAGGCGGACCATTGCTTTGGCTTTGCGGTCGACGATGCGATTGCGTCGGGCTGCCACGTCGGGGTCGTGTCGGGAGATTCCACCGATCATCGTCTTGACGCGCACACGCCAGCGTTGTCCGCGCTCGCACGGCAGATTCACCGGCTGTCGGCCCACATGCCCGTCCTGCTCCTGCAGGGCACTTACAGTCATGAGCCACCGGGCACGCTGGACCTGTTCCGACTCATCGGTGCGCACCATCCCGTATACGTAGCCGATCGCATCCATCAGGTCGCGCTGTGCGCGGGGCAGTTTGTACCGTCGGACGGCCCGGTTTTCTCGCCCGCGGAAATCGACGTGCTGATGGCCCAGCACGGCATGCCCGAAGTGGTCTTCACCTGCGTGCCGACCGTCAACAAGGCGGTACTGGCTGCTGCCGCCGGCGTGGCCAACGCAGCGACGGCGGTGGGCGACCAGCTTGCCCACTACCTGGCCGCGGCTGGCGCTATCAATCGCCAATGGCGGTCATGGGGCGTGCGCACGGTCGGCGTGTCGCACGGCACGGTGAACGGCTGCCAGACCGAGCACGGCGTACCCATGGCCGGCTTCGACCATGAGTTCACCATTGGCGCGCTGTTCGAGGCCGAGTGTGACGCCTTCATGCTTGGCCATATCCACCGCGCTCAGCAATGGGAGCGGGAGGGCAGGGTAGTGGCATATCCCGGCTCCATCGGGCGATTCCACTACGGCGAGATCGGGGAGAAGGGATACCTGCAGTGGCAGGTGACCCCCGGACATGCCACGGCCTCGTTGGTGGCCACGCCTGCACGCGCGACGGTGTGTGTGGACTTCGATGGCCCGCCGGACATGGCAAGGCTCGCCGACATTGCCATGGAAGCCGCTGAGAAGTTCGTGCGCATTCGTTGGACGGTCAACGAGGAGCATCGTCAACTGGTCGACCGTGACGCGGTTCTAGCGCTGTTCGGAGAAAGCGCCGAGGTCAAGATCGAGACGCGCGTCTTGCCGGCCGTGCGTAGCCGCGCTGAAGGCATCAGCCGGGCGGCCAGTCTGCCGGAAAAGCTCTCCCGCTGGGGTGAGCTGACCGGCGTTGACACTGCCCCGTTGGTAGACCGTTTGACCATGCTGGAAACGCTCGATGCACAGTCGATCGCGGACGGCGTGCTCGCCCAACTGCGCGAGGCTGGTGCGCATGAGCATCCCCGAGCGGAAGTGACACCAAGCGGTGTTGAACGCTCCGACCCGAGCCCGGACCCCGTGGCGGTTCTCGCGTCGGCGCCGCTGGCCGACCAGTCAAGTATGGACTGGCTCACCGATGACCTGTTCGCGGGGCAACCCGCCTAA
- a CDS encoding bactofilin family protein produces MTQQRTFSLIQAGLSIHGHVACDHGVSCFGLVDGDLRSSRGLVHIGAEGLIRGTVEGDHVLIDGTVEGDVAARISLHINGRVKGRIAYAGTIRLGSSAALEGTISRIPALTYGDGPEATITAAAPTAEAEPAVKV; encoded by the coding sequence ATGACCCAGCAAAGAACCTTCAGTTTGATTCAGGCAGGACTCAGTATCCACGGGCACGTGGCCTGCGATCACGGCGTTAGCTGCTTTGGCCTGGTCGATGGCGATTTGCGTTCATCCCGAGGCTTGGTCCATATCGGTGCGGAAGGGCTGATTCGCGGCACCGTTGAAGGCGATCACGTGCTGATCGATGGCACCGTCGAGGGAGATGTGGCGGCCCGGATTTCCTTGCATATCAATGGCCGCGTGAAAGGCCGGATTGCCTATGCCGGTACCATCCGGCTTGGTAGCTCTGCAGCCCTGGAGGGGACTATCTCGCGGATTCCCGCTCTCACCTATGGCGACGGTCCGGAGGCGACAATCACAGCCGCCGCGCCGACGGCGGAGGCCGAGCCGGCGGTAAAAGTATGA
- a CDS encoding DUF2201 family putative metallopeptidase, which translates to MHARIVKQRAALVLSQPFFGALALRLALVEDPACQSLWVDGVRLGYNPAYVASLDDLELRGVLAHEVLHVANGHCWRMGARDQERWNRACDYAVNPLVLNAQFKLPQGVLLDGRYLGKSAEEIYAMLRQEESSQQPDAEAGSGSGTEPSPQASGQQPAPPSTGCGEVRQYTGADRPAVEGEWRVAVNQAAKAAKMRGALPGDLEHLVEAALRPSVDWRAVLHRFAAQAARSDYSWKVPNRRYAHLGLYLPSLYSEAVGDAVFVRDSSGSVFDETQRQFAAEIIAVHQHLQPARLIVIDCDTRVTQVQIFERDEVVDLRPLKGGGGTSFKPPFVWLEQEGIEPAFLVYLTDLYGPFPAAAPAYPALWASVTPLDRIAAPPFGECVEVIV; encoded by the coding sequence ATGCATGCGCGAATCGTGAAGCAACGCGCGGCGCTGGTGCTATCGCAACCGTTCTTCGGTGCGCTGGCCCTGCGTCTGGCCCTCGTTGAGGATCCTGCCTGCCAGAGCCTGTGGGTCGATGGCGTGCGCCTGGGCTACAACCCAGCGTATGTCGCGTCCCTGGATGACCTCGAGCTGCGGGGCGTCCTCGCGCACGAAGTGCTCCACGTGGCCAATGGCCATTGTTGGCGCATGGGGGCGCGGGATCAGGAGCGGTGGAACCGCGCGTGTGACTACGCGGTGAACCCGCTGGTGCTCAACGCCCAGTTCAAGCTGCCTCAGGGCGTCTTGCTGGATGGGCGATACCTGGGCAAGTCGGCGGAGGAAATCTACGCGATGCTGCGACAGGAAGAATCGTCGCAGCAGCCGGATGCCGAGGCTGGCAGCGGCTCGGGAACTGAACCGTCACCGCAAGCCAGTGGCCAGCAGCCAGCACCACCGTCGACAGGATGTGGCGAGGTGCGGCAATACACGGGCGCCGACCGGCCGGCGGTAGAGGGCGAATGGCGCGTAGCTGTGAATCAGGCTGCGAAAGCGGCCAAGATGCGCGGCGCGTTGCCTGGCGACCTTGAGCACCTGGTGGAAGCCGCGCTACGTCCGTCCGTCGATTGGCGAGCGGTGCTGCACCGCTTCGCCGCCCAGGCGGCCAGGTCAGACTACAGCTGGAAGGTGCCCAACCGTCGCTATGCGCATCTGGGTCTCTACCTGCCGTCGTTGTACTCGGAAGCGGTCGGAGACGCGGTGTTCGTCAGAGACTCCAGCGGCTCGGTGTTTGACGAGACGCAGCGGCAGTTTGCGGCGGAGATTATTGCGGTGCACCAACACCTGCAGCCGGCCCGGCTCATCGTTATCGATTGCGATACGCGGGTCACGCAGGTCCAGATCTTCGAGCGTGACGAGGTGGTTGATCTCCGGCCGTTGAAGGGCGGCGGGGGGACCAGCTTTAAGCCGCCATTCGTATGGCTGGAGCAGGAGGGCATCGAGCCCGCTTTCCTTGTCTACCTCACCGACCTGTACGGTCCATTCCCTGCCGCGGCGCCTGCCTATCCAGCCCTCTGGGCTTCAGTCACGCCGTTGGATCGCATCGCCGCACCACCTTTCGGTGAATGCGTAGAGGTCATCGTTTGA
- a CDS encoding DUF3150 domain-containing protein, which translates to MNITNLTSRVMLSTLNISLWRARRFDTRATQEVEAKHEAKDIGRFNKRLLTDGATSYKEVCAIGNRARSLFDSHSLDYDQLGVRLLPTTVYMEVAEKLRALRDEFDGAKAQFLADYPRLKDEARVALNGLFDEADYPTEAELRKKFGIRFSVLPFPDASQFGIDLPPDVLQGIRDEMDARVMGAVKTANNDLVGRLYEAVQHFANRLYGEGNVRLDVADKVRELSTLLPKLNFSEDPVLADLLATTQDQLACYTGAQLKDDPLLRLNVAERAMEIEAQMAAFMGGPPPAMTREQSDMPMLQLLAA; encoded by the coding sequence ATGAACATTACCAATCTGACGTCTCGCGTCATGCTCTCGACCCTCAACATCTCGCTCTGGCGCGCGCGTCGTTTCGACACCCGTGCCACGCAGGAGGTGGAGGCTAAGCACGAGGCCAAGGACATTGGTCGCTTCAACAAGCGGCTACTGACCGACGGTGCAACGTCCTACAAGGAGGTCTGCGCCATCGGCAATCGTGCACGCTCGCTGTTCGATAGCCACTCACTGGACTACGATCAGCTGGGCGTGCGTCTGCTGCCGACAACTGTCTATATGGAGGTCGCGGAGAAGCTGCGTGCCCTGCGGGACGAGTTTGACGGCGCCAAGGCACAGTTTCTGGCCGACTATCCTCGTCTGAAGGACGAAGCGCGCGTCGCGCTCAACGGTCTCTTCGACGAGGCGGATTATCCGACCGAGGCAGAGCTGCGCAAGAAGTTCGGTATCCGCTTCTCCGTGCTGCCTTTCCCCGATGCTAGCCAGTTCGGCATCGATCTGCCTCCCGACGTGCTGCAAGGCATCCGCGATGAGATGGATGCGCGGGTCATGGGAGCTGTGAAAACGGCCAACAATGACCTGGTCGGCCGTCTGTATGAGGCCGTGCAACACTTCGCCAACCGCCTGTACGGGGAGGGCAACGTGCGGCTTGACGTGGCCGACAAGGTGCGCGAGCTGAGCACGCTACTGCCGAAGCTGAACTTCTCCGAAGACCCCGTGCTCGCGGACCTCCTCGCCACGACCCAGGACCAGCTTGCCTGCTACACCGGAGCGCAGCTGAAGGATGACCCGCTGCTGCGGCTGAATGTGGCTGAGCGCGCGATGGAAATCGAAGCGCAGATGGCCGCATTCATGGGTGGCCCGCCGCCGGCGATGACGCGCGAGCAGAGCGACATGCCCATGCTGCAATTGCTTGCTGCGTGA
- a CDS encoding ATP-binding protein, giving the protein MELNPPQLQKLLAACIPATLPVLVTGAPGIGKSDIVAGAAMDAGHDLLISHPVVEDPTDSKGLPFPSSDGAHARFLPFGDLERALGARRPLVWFIDDLGQATPAVQAAKMQLLLARRIGEHALPPYVTFVAATNRRVDNAGVSNILDPLKSRFATIVELTTSVEDWTRWAVATNQPPELIAFLRFKPDLLLSENRTREIENLPSPRSWGMVGKLSKVVPAELEHVAFAGAVGEGAATEFVSFKRLFREMPSPDGVLAAPATAPIPTDIAVQYGIATALARLANANNFDRVMVYANRLHEAGLGEFAVLLVRDAVERDASIASTPAFIVAQGGPIGAHIRGQ; this is encoded by the coding sequence ATGGAACTGAATCCCCCCCAACTGCAAAAGCTGCTCGCCGCCTGCATTCCGGCCACGTTGCCGGTCCTCGTCACGGGCGCTCCCGGCATCGGCAAGAGCGATATTGTCGCCGGGGCCGCTATGGATGCTGGACACGACCTGCTTATCTCCCACCCCGTAGTCGAAGATCCGACCGATTCGAAGGGCTTGCCCTTCCCGTCATCGGACGGCGCCCACGCACGCTTCCTGCCCTTCGGGGATCTGGAGCGCGCGCTGGGTGCCAGGCGTCCGCTGGTCTGGTTTATCGACGACCTGGGCCAGGCCACGCCTGCCGTTCAGGCCGCCAAGATGCAACTGCTGCTGGCCCGCCGGATCGGCGAGCATGCTTTGCCGCCGTATGTCACCTTCGTTGCAGCGACCAATCGCCGCGTCGACAATGCCGGCGTTTCAAACATCCTGGATCCGCTGAAGTCACGCTTCGCGACCATCGTGGAACTGACGACTTCGGTCGAGGACTGGACGCGCTGGGCGGTGGCAACGAACCAACCGCCGGAGCTGATCGCGTTCTTACGCTTCAAGCCCGATTTGCTGCTGTCTGAGAACAGGACTCGCGAAATCGAGAACCTTCCCAGCCCCCGAAGCTGGGGAATGGTCGGCAAGCTGTCGAAGGTGGTCCCTGCCGAGCTCGAGCACGTGGCCTTCGCCGGCGCGGTCGGGGAGGGTGCTGCAACGGAGTTTGTCTCGTTCAAGCGCCTCTTCCGCGAGATGCCGTCTCCGGATGGCGTGCTCGCGGCGCCCGCTACCGCACCGATCCCGACCGATATCGCGGTGCAGTACGGCATTGCCACGGCGCTCGCGCGCCTGGCCAACGCCAACAACTTCGATCGCGTGATGGTCTATGCGAATCGGCTCCACGAAGCGGGGCTCGGCGAGTTTGCCGTGCTCCTTGTGCGGGACGCCGTGGAGCGCGATGCGTCGATCGCCAGTACCCCTGCATTCATCGTGGCGCAGGGCGGCCCGATCGGGGCTCACATCCGCGGCCAGTAA
- a CDS encoding glycine zipper 2TM domain-containing protein: MFKRFFLLFLCCAIFTGCAAQPTSPNTYRGSEALRRGSAETVTVLRVRPVTIVDSDGLMSANTGVPGVLGAVVGAVLGARVIGNGNGRYLAGALSGSVSAVIVQTAANHLSRRNGVEVIVRTDNGRQIVVTQDADQQFVTGEQLYLVSGAGGLRLTR, from the coding sequence ATGTTCAAGCGATTCTTCCTGCTTTTCCTTTGCTGCGCCATTTTCACCGGCTGCGCTGCACAGCCGACTTCGCCGAACACCTATCGGGGTTCCGAAGCGCTGCGCCGTGGTAGTGCCGAAACCGTCACCGTCCTCCGGGTCCGTCCCGTCACGATTGTCGACAGCGACGGATTGATGTCCGCAAACACCGGCGTGCCTGGCGTTCTTGGTGCCGTTGTCGGCGCGGTCCTTGGCGCTCGCGTCATTGGCAACGGCAACGGTCGTTATCTGGCTGGCGCCTTGTCGGGCAGCGTCTCCGCGGTGATCGTGCAGACGGCAGCCAACCATCTGAGCCGCCGCAATGGCGTTGAGGTCATTGTCCGCACGGACAACGGCCGGCAGATCGTTGTCACCCAGGATGCCGATCAGCAGTTCGTCACCGGCGAGCAGCTGTACCTTGTCTCGGGTGCCGGCGGTCTTCGCCTGACTCGCTAA
- a CDS encoding PRTRC system ThiF family protein: MIEHRIPEIMTRRAWNVVVVGAGGTGSALLPNLARLHHAMLELGHPGGIECTVYDDDTVSETNVGRQGFYPVDVGQPKATLLVNRLNNLMGTRWEARVCRVGSRDRFTCDMVVGCVDTRKARKAILGAMSRGIGGYYLDCGNESDSGQVILGQVRGKAAERLPHVGDLFPELLDPKGDKKDTAPSCSMAEALSKQSLVINQAMAVQAYNLLWTLFRTGTLQYCGAFVNLAVGRTNPLPVDPQAWERFGYHLPEPKRRAKPAPRQAV, from the coding sequence ATGATCGAGCATCGTATTCCGGAGATCATGACCCGGCGCGCCTGGAATGTCGTCGTCGTCGGTGCTGGCGGTACCGGCAGCGCCTTGCTACCCAATCTGGCGCGGCTGCATCACGCCATGCTCGAACTGGGCCACCCCGGTGGCATCGAGTGCACGGTCTACGATGATGATACGGTCAGCGAGACCAATGTCGGCCGTCAGGGCTTCTATCCCGTGGACGTCGGTCAGCCCAAGGCGACTTTGCTGGTCAACCGGCTCAACAATCTGATGGGAACGCGCTGGGAAGCGCGCGTCTGTCGCGTTGGTAGCCGGGATCGCTTTACCTGCGACATGGTGGTCGGCTGCGTCGACACACGGAAGGCTCGCAAGGCCATCCTGGGCGCGATGAGCCGGGGGATCGGTGGCTACTATCTTGACTGCGGCAACGAGTCGGACAGTGGCCAGGTCATCCTCGGCCAGGTTCGCGGCAAGGCCGCTGAGCGCCTGCCTCACGTGGGCGATCTCTTTCCGGAGCTGTTGGACCCGAAGGGGGACAAGAAGGACACGGCTCCGTCGTGCTCCATGGCCGAAGCACTTAGCAAGCAGTCGCTGGTCATCAATCAGGCGATGGCGGTGCAAGCGTACAACCTGCTGTGGACGCTGTTTCGCACGGGTACCTTGCAGTACTGCGGCGCGTTTGTGAATCTGGCGGTGGGTCGCACGAATCCGCTGCCAGTGGATCCCCAGGCTTGGGAACGATTCGGGTATCACCTCCCCGAGCCGAAGCGGCGTGCGAAACCCGCCCCGCGCCAAGCCGTTTGA
- a CDS encoding PRTRC system protein A encodes MHPADVTLQQSFPSIMVPRLSRLEPMTRAGERLLIAANGVFLEITRPWLRVVRRLGGFQHRTAIPYGNASEETDLLCGRIPARLIGEFAELARAAYPKETGAWVVWNTKDPAFRLVPVQILEHSAGHLKYDRPVLADGDVLVVDCHSHGRSPAFFSPTDDEDDRHDVKFAFVLGNCAAAVPSLALRLCAKGIFEVIETVPAEWYAAASLEVLA; translated from the coding sequence ATGCATCCTGCCGATGTGACCCTGCAACAATCCTTCCCGTCCATCATGGTTCCGCGCCTTTCCAGGCTCGAACCCATGACCCGGGCGGGGGAACGGCTGCTCATCGCAGCCAACGGCGTGTTCCTCGAGATCACGCGCCCTTGGCTAAGGGTCGTTCGCCGGCTTGGCGGTTTTCAGCATCGCACGGCTATCCCGTATGGCAACGCGAGCGAAGAGACGGATCTACTGTGCGGCCGCATTCCCGCACGATTGATCGGCGAGTTTGCCGAATTGGCGCGCGCCGCGTATCCCAAGGAAACGGGTGCGTGGGTGGTGTGGAATACCAAGGACCCTGCCTTCAGGCTGGTTCCGGTGCAGATCCTCGAGCACAGTGCGGGTCACCTGAAGTATGACCGGCCAGTGTTGGCAGACGGTGACGTGCTGGTGGTGGACTGCCATTCCCATGGCCGATCACCTGCATTCTTCTCGCCCACGGACGATGAAGACGACCGGCACGACGTGAAGTTTGCGTTTGTGTTGGGCAACTGCGCCGCGGCTGTGCCTTCTTTGGCCCTCCGGCTTTGTGCCAAGGGAATCTTCGAGGTCATCGAGACGGTGCCGGCAGAGTGGTATGCGGCGGCGTCCTTGGAGGTATTGGCATGA
- a CDS encoding PRTRC system protein B: MAEILTASRSHDVALQGAILLYGRAVGDFSYATAHRIEPDGNSGRPVIGAGTPLNRLALIQAVRQVAEASLPKGEFLTPNVLSISPAAVTWWCPADRRRVFFNCMELGECSAVVPHPALVFQASHTGFRVFALPGQERPVPATVLYEPPYFNTWDNGKICIGSAHVPRQIDVTSIAGWESGFFNSAFTHPNHGGQRVKYKRGAYAFWKDMLDGKFPDYPRQVFIPMKHTLADLIAGKLDN, translated from the coding sequence ATGGCCGAGATCCTGACCGCTTCGCGGTCGCATGATGTGGCCCTGCAAGGGGCCATTTTGCTTTATGGCCGCGCTGTCGGAGACTTTTCGTATGCCACCGCGCATCGAATCGAGCCGGACGGAAACAGCGGCCGCCCCGTGATCGGGGCCGGCACGCCGCTCAATCGGCTGGCGCTGATTCAAGCGGTGCGCCAGGTCGCCGAGGCCTCGTTGCCAAAGGGCGAATTCCTGACGCCCAATGTGCTGTCGATCAGCCCCGCCGCGGTGACGTGGTGGTGTCCGGCAGACCGTCGGCGCGTCTTTTTCAACTGCATGGAGCTTGGCGAGTGCAGCGCCGTGGTGCCGCATCCGGCCCTCGTCTTCCAGGCGTCGCACACGGGGTTCCGTGTCTTCGCACTGCCCGGGCAGGAGCGGCCGGTGCCGGCAACGGTGCTTTACGAGCCGCCTTACTTCAACACGTGGGACAACGGGAAGATCTGCATTGGGAGCGCACATGTGCCAAGGCAGATCGACGTCACCTCCATTGCAGGCTGGGAATCCGGGTTCTTCAACTCGGCATTTACCCATCCCAACCACGGCGGCCAGCGCGTGAAGTACAAGCGCGGCGCCTACGCCTTCTGGAAGGACATGCTTGATGGGAAGTTCCCGGACTACCCGAGGCAGGTTTTCATCCCCATGAAACATACGCTGGCCGATCTGATCGCCGGCAAATTGGACAATTGA